Proteins encoded by one window of Camelus bactrianus isolate YW-2024 breed Bactrian camel chromosome 9, ASM4877302v1, whole genome shotgun sequence:
- the DENND2C gene encoding DENN domain-containing protein 2C yields the protein MHPTGNMDVGFSRSAVQTLSRSHCKNIKQKISQWEGRTNGVPNPDKWHPKDFGVRYNNCNQEILLKKNPVAEGKGKKLDVTDCPHVDLGINEDAKSHDQSEDESEKREPDAAQPSKNESESNMGCSRVKQTESLKEVLDPETSLPPGNFYTSQILWTKIEALPPDKVLNLALEHCDSSEKELNFRIVDSSYGITKSLENIYSEPEGQECGPSINPLPKPRRTFRYLSESGVTPCKETNCDRKYCENNSCAESSLASSQEPELKKYGGKIRGRSKRKSFEYEDIQHFRNRNSRKVHKELGRNSSSALYYTQSEDNIYEDILYPTKENMYEDIPVQPLPMWRSPSAWKLPPPKSTFKTPKLPPKPQFFQRKTMELKSSQAYLWSKLTKDTTLPVTLTEWKLFRAGEVANRKRKNLPRVVLKIDDIFESKRGKKRVKLHPYTGKDVPPSKGETSGYESDAEYLPKNRHKRIAQLQQSSRRNPHYQTLERDLIELQEQQLFELFVVVSLQKKPSEISYTPQVIQQFPGKGDHGFKQSRDTEERLKVIPKFCFPDSKDWVPTSELKSETFSFVLTGEDGSRWFGYCKKLLPEGKGKRLPEVYCMVSRLGCFNLFSKILDEVEKRREMSPALVYPFMRSVMEAPFPAPGRTITVKSYLPGAGDESIELCRPLDSRLEHVDFDCLFKCLSVCHLIRVCASLLLERRVIFVANSLSTLSKCGHAVVATLYPFTWQHTYIPVLPASMIDIVCSPTPFLIGILSCSLPQLWDLPIEEVLIVDLCADKFLQEVSDEDEILPPKLQAALTQILEERDEILAQEQNCSQEVVTLNSLVSEAFVRFFVELVGHYSLSMTVTERGERVFQREPFRKSHTSRSVRHFLDLFMETQMFAGFVQDRELRKSGVKGLFEVRALQYLETIPESEPSGVNRILRSLGSKMKFLQKK from the exons ATGCACCCAACTGGGAACATGGATGTTGGTTTTTCTCGTTCTGCTGTTCAGACATTGTCAAGAAGCCACTGCaaaaacatcaaacaaaaaatttctcagTGGGAAGGAAGAACTAATGGTGTGCCTAATCCAGATAAGTGGCATCCAAAGGACTTCGGAGTGAGATATAATAACTGTAATCAAGAGATCCTTCTTAAGAAAAATCCTGTTGCTGAGGGAAAGGGCAAAAAGCTGGATGTAACCGACTGTCCACATGTTGATCTAGGTATTAATGAAGATGCCAAAAGCCATGATCAGAGTGAGGATGAAAGTGAGAAACGTGAGCCTGATGCTGCACAGCCCTCTAAAAACGAATCAGAATCCAATATGGGATGTTCTCGGGTCAAACAAACTGAAAGCTTGAAAGAAGTTTTGGATCCAGAGACTTCATTACCTCCGGGAAATTTCTATACCTCGCAAATATTATGGACGAAAATAGAAGCACTTCCCCCAGATAAAGTCTTAAATTTGGCTTTAGAACATTGTGACTCTTCAGAAAAAGAACTGAACTTCAGAATTGTGGATAGTTCATATGGAATAACGAAGAGcttagaaaatatttactctgaacCTGAAGGACAAGAATGTGGACCTTCTATAAATCCTTTGCCAAAACCTCGTAGGACATTCAGATATTTATCTGAATCTGGTGTTACACCATGTAAAGAAACAAACTGTGACAGAAAATACTGTGAAAATAATTCCTGTGCAGAGTCCTCTTTGGCCTCTTCTCAGGAACCAGAACTAAAGAAATATGGTGGAAAAATCAGAGGGAGATCTAAAAG GAAATCCTTTGAATATGAGGATATTCAGCACTTTCGAAATCGGAACTCACGGAAGGTTCACAAAGAACTTGGAAGAAATTCCAGCTCAGCACTTTATTACACGCAGTCTGAGGACAATATTTATGAGGATATCTTAT ATCCCACCaaagaaaatatgtatgaagATATTCCAGTACAGCCTTTGCCCATGTGGAGATCCCCTTCAGCATGGAAGCTACCACCCCCTAAAAGTACTTTCAAAACACCCAAG CTTCCTCCCAAACCTCAGTTCTTTCAACGGAAGACTATGGAACTGAAGAGCTCACAAGCTTATTTATGGTCAAAGCTCACAAAGGATACCACTTTGCCCGTCACTTTAACTGAATGGAAGCTTTTCCGAGCTGGAGAAGTTgcaaacaggaaaaggaaaaatcttcCAAGA GTTGTATTGAAAATAGATGATATATTTGAATctaagagagggaagaagagggtaAAGTTACACCCTTACACTGGAAAAGATGTACCTCCCTCAAAAG gtGAAACCAGTGGGTATGAAAGTGATGCCGAGTATCTGCCAAAGA ATCGCCACAAGCGCATAGCACAACTGCAGCAGTCGTCCAGGAGGAATCCTCACTACCAGACCTTGGAGCGGGATCTGATTGAATTACAGGAGCAGCAGCTGTTCGAACTTTTTGTGGTGGTGTCTCTACAGAAGAAGCCATCAGAAATCAGCTACACTCCCCAGGTCATACAGCAGTTCCCTGGCAAG ggtGATCATGGCTTTAAACAATCCAGAGACACTGAAGAGAGGCTCAAAGTTAttccaaaattttgttttcctgattCAAAGGACTGGGTGCCAACCTCAGAACTCAAGAG TGAAACGTTCTCCTTTGTCTTAACTGGAGAAGATGGGAGCCGGTGGTTTGGTTACTGTAAGAAGCTCTTG CCAGAAGGCAAAGGAAAGCGACTCCCTGAGGTATACTGCATGGTTAGTCGCCTAGGCTGCTTCAACCTTTTTTCAAAG ATTCTGGATGAagtagagaagagaagagaaatgtcTCCAGCCTTGGTTTACCCATTCATGCGAAGTGTCATGGAAGCTCCTTTTCCAGCTCCTGGACGCACCATCACAGTGAAAAGCTACCTCCCTGGGGCTGGAGATGAG TCCATTGAACTCTGCCGACCACTGGATTCACGATTGGAACATGTTGATTTTGATTGTCTCTTTAAGTGCCTGAGCGTGTGCCATCTCATCCGGGTCTGTGCCTCTCTCCTTTTGGAGCGGAGGGTCATCTTTGTTGCCAATAGCCTAAG CACCCTGTCAAAATGTGGCCATGCTGTGGTTGCCACACTGTATCCATTCACCTGGCAGCATACCTACATCCCAGTCCTGCCAGCATCTATGATCGACATTGTGTGCTCACCTACTCCATTCCTTATTGGAATCCTGTCTTGCTCCTTACCGCAGCTCTGGGACCTACCCATTGAAGAG GTGCTGATAGTCGATCTCTGTGCAGACAAGTTCTTACAGGAG GTATCTGATGAGGATGAAATTCTACCACCTAAACTTCAAGCTGCCTTGACGCAGATTTTGGAAGAACGAGATGAAATCTTGGCTCAGGAGCAGAATTGTTCACAAG aAGTTGTGACACTCAACTCTCTGGTGTCCGAAGCATTTGTCAGGTTTTTTGTGGAGCTGGTAGGACATTATTCTTTGAGCATGACTGTCACTGAGCGTGGGGAGCGTGTGTTCCAAAGGGAGCCATTCCGTAAATCCCACACCTCCCGTAGTGTGCGGCACTTCCTGGACCTCTTCATGGAAACTCAGATGTTTGCAGGGTTCGTCCAGGACCGAGAGCTTCGAAAAAGTGGGGTGAAAG